In one window of Oryza sativa Japonica Group chromosome 9, ASM3414082v1 DNA:
- the LOC4347552 gene encoding DNA repair RAD52-like protein 2, chloroplastic, with amino-acid sequence MEALRLSGPAAPPFVPAARVAAAWGARRRGASRSSSSVVAKMEGGGGGKGVPTTNYVVPLDKATGMTRPLVEILRDLNKRVPDKIIDPDTNTVPWYHANRMLSFYAPGWCGEVRNVIYSDNGTVTVVYRVILRGTDGEAYREATGTAPVHEGRNDDAVAAAEEAAFCKACARFGFGLYLYHQDEIP; translated from the exons ATGGAGGCGCTCCGGCTGTCgggcccggcggcgccgcccttcgtccccgcggcgagggtggcggccgCGTGGGGCGCGCGTAGGCGGGGggcgtcgaggtcgtcgtcgtccgtggTGGCGAAGATGGAGGGGGGCGGAGGCGGGAAGGGGGTGCCGACCACCAACTACGTGGTGCCGCTCGACAAGGCCACCGGGATGACGCGCCCGCTCGTCGAGATCCTCCGGGACCTCAACAAGCGCGTCCCCGACAAGATCATCGACCCCGACACCAACACCGTCCCCTG GTACCATGCCAATAGAATGCTGAGCTTTTATGCACCAG GTTGGTGTGGAGAAGTTCGCAATGTTATTTATTCTGACAATGGAACTGTAACCGTGGTTTATCGAGTGATTCTGAGAGGAACAGACGGAGAG GCATACAGAGAGGCTACTGGCACGGCACCAGTGCACGAGGGCCGTAACGACGATGCTGTTGCGGCTGCGGAGGAAGCAGCGTTCTGCAAAGCCTGCGCACGGTTTGGTTTCGGCCTCTACCTATACCACCAGGACGAGATCCCATAG
- the LOC4347551 gene encoding hsp70 nucleotide exchange factor FES1 isoform X2 has translation MAMAARARCSRQPNSHRLLAVVVLAAILLLPVASAAAAVVAAVAEGDGVENRSAARQWATGKDEGELVSGEESRGGGSVVEDEFAGGFGSLDSMLQWAIGNSDPDKLKEQAEGVQKLSADELLKRRMEIKELMEKLKMPSDADLMKIAIADLNNSSISLEDRQRALQELLILVEPIDNANDLDKLGGLVAVIQDLNNANEEIRTTSAWVLGKASQNNALVQNQILGYGALARLVKMGYATSAEEATKALYAISALVRDNINGQEAFHSENGSAMLQHILASNSVDVRLQKKAVFLVTDLADFQLNSGNSGLPFLSDRIFLKSLVDMLSRFDLDLQEKVLLAIKSLLKLSSTEATDFESCDLSSVLYRLGVQLEELPSEEQKEYAGEVDDLRREVQILFQDKLKEGTKTAL, from the exons ATGGCGATGGCAGCAAGGGCGCGCTGCTCGAGGCAACCCAACTCccatcgcctcctcgccgtgGTTGTCCTCGCCGCTATTCTGCTCCTTCCGGtggcctccgcggcggcggcggtggtggcggcggtggcggagggggaCGGGGTGGAGAaccggtcggcggcgaggcagtGGGCGACGGGGAAGGACGAGGGGGAGCTGGTCTCCGGGGAGGAGTCGAGGGGAGGTGGGTCGGTGGTGGAGGACGAGTTCGCGGGTGGGTTCGGCTCCCTCGACAGCATGCTGCAGTGGGCGATCG GAAATTCTGATCCGGATAAGTTGAAAGAACAGGCAGAGGGTGTGCAGAAATTGTCTGCAGATGAGCTGCTCAAGCGGCGAATGGAGATCAAG GAGTTGATGGAGAAATTAAAGATGCCGTCAGATGCTGACTTAATGAAGATTGCAATTGCTGACTTAAATAATTCTTCCATTTCACTGGAGGATCGGCAGCGTGCACTGCAGGAACTATTAATTCTCGTTGAGCCCATTGACAATGCTAATG ATCTTGACAAACTAGGAGGCCTCGTTGCTGTGATTCAAGATCTTAATAATGCAAATGAAGAAATAAGGACCACTTCTGCATGGGTCCTGGGTAAAGCCAGTCAGAATAATGCCCTTGTCCAAAATCAG ATCCTAGGTTATGGAGCTTTGGCAAGATTAGTGAAGATGGGCTATGCAACTTCTGCAGAAGAAGCTACAAAGGCGCTGTATGCTATATCCGCTTTGGTTAGAGACAATATAAATGGTCAGGAGGCATTTCATTCAGAAAATGGAAGTGCAATGTTGCAG CACATATTGGCGAGTAATAGTGTTGACGTTCGGCTTCAGAAGAAGGCAGTGTTTCTAGTGACAGATCTAGCAGATTTTCAGCTAAATTCTGGAAATTCAGGACTTCCTTTCTTAAGTGACCGTATTTTTCTTAAGTCATTGGTTGATATGCTGTCAAGATTTGACCTCGACCTTCAAGAAAAG GTTTTGTTGGCTATCAAGAGCCTACTGAAGCTTTCATCCACTGAAGCCACAGATTTCGAGTCCTGTGACCTCAGCAGTGTACTGTACAGATTGGGCGTGCAGTTGGAGGAGTTGCCATCAGAAGAGCAAAAAGAGTATGCTGGGGAGGTGGATGACCTCCGGAGAGAAGTCCAAATTCTGTTCCAAGACAAGCTCAAAGAG GGCACAAAGACTGCATTGTGA
- the LOC4347548 gene encoding uncharacterized protein has product MSNRSKFWRLAALVPEVQCPDQPISPRQKFKYTAIVLFIFVTASQVLLYGIQHQPRTIEPDPLHWLHLILASSRSTLLSHGIVAILVPEVLVKIWVYLKIITLDTSAPETGVLMNRAQRLLGILVAILGAVNFYVRSQHFTVNTVLIMLQILCSDIIVIYLDDVLRKGYGLLSGISLFTATNICVNILWKAFSPMSVMYPEQSPEFEGAVIAWVHLLMTRTDKLSAMSKAFYRQNLPNIINFLATCLFVPLAIFFQGFYIVLPVRTRRNFQAYCHIKLSHFLYGPVVLHRLLLPLPYVASKVLYKKYSGNTLVNLLGKWDGLNHFGQSIPVGGIVYYLRTPPILADLHRDPFHAFIYVAFVLISCVFISMGLMVCASSKGVFNGFVVLNMQEERRLRLAQPDSIHANEIRRHVMRAACVGGFCAGVLIIFADLIGVFCSGTGIMLAVTASYPYVDGRASEVGSFGF; this is encoded by the exons ATGTCAAATAGGTCAAAGTTCTGGAGATTAGCAGCGCTAGTCCCTGAAGTGCAGTGTCCTGACCAGCCCATCTCTCCCCGTCAAAAATTTAAATACACGGCCATTGTACTTTTCATCTTTGTGACTGCCAGCCAAGTTCTATTGTATGGGATCCAACACCAACCTCGAACCATTGAGCCTGATCCATTACATTGGCTGCATCTGATTCTGGCGTCAAGCCGTAGTACTCTCTTGTCGCACGGGATCGTCGCTATTCTAGTACCTGAGGTTCTGGTGAAGATCTGGGTGTACCTAAAGATCATAACTCTCGATACCAGTGCACCTGAAACTGGTGTTCTTAT GAATAGAGCACAAAGGTTGCTGGGGATATTGGTTGCCATTCTGGGAGCTGTTAATTTCTATGTGCGAAGCCAACATTTCACTGTCAATACGGTTCTAATAATGCTTCAGATTCTTTGCTCTGATATCATTGTCATTTATCTTGATGATGTCCTAAGAAAAGGATATGGATTGTTATCTGGTATATCCTTGTTCACTGCCACCAACATCTG TGTAAATATTCTGTGGAAGGCCTTCAGCCCCATGTCCGTCATGTATCCTGAACAAAGCCCTGAATTTGAGGGAGCTGTTATTGCCTGGGTTCATCTTCTGATGACTAGAACGGATAAATTGTCTGCAATGTCTAAAGCCTTTTACCGTCAAAACCTCCCGAATATTATCAATTTTCTAGCCACTTGCTTGTTTGTTCCACTTGCCATATTCTTCCAAGGCTTCTATATTGTACTGCCTGTCAGGACACGGCGTAATTTTCAAGCCTACTGCCACATCAAGCTCTCACATTTCTTGTATGGGCCTGTTGTCTTGCACCGTTTACTGCTCCCACTTCCTTATGTTGCCTCAAAG GTGCTGTACAAGAAATACAGTGGAAACACACTAGTGAATTTGCTTGGCAAGTGGGATGGATTGAACCATTTTGGACAGTCTATCCCTGTTGGAGGGATAGTGTACTACCTAAGAACGCCCCCTAT CTTGGCTGATTTGCACAGGGACCCGTTCCATGCATTTATATATGTCGCATTCGTGCTTATTTCATGTGTGTTTATCTCAATGGGTCTTATGGTCTGTGCATCTTCAAAAGGAGTTTTCAACGGGTTTGTTGTGTTAAAT ATGCAGGAGGAACGAAGACTGAGGCTTGCCCAGCCCGACTCAATACATGCGAACGAAATTCGGCGTCATGTCATGAGGGCAGCTTGTGTTGGTGGTTTCTGTGCCGGTGTACTAATAATTTTCGCAGATCTCATTGGGGTGTTTTGTTCTGGGACTGGAATTATGCTTGCTGTGACTGCTTCATATCCTTATGTTGATGGCAGAGCTAGTGAGGTCGGGTCCTTTGGCTTCTGA
- the LOC107277245 gene encoding uncharacterized protein, translating to MEWGDTAGWLAEEDNAIEPSLSGGGGRVQGTRIALGQAASGAVCLGAGKDRVPEAYVVVVHGRRRGRRLRVRAMLKLNNGRTAVSPLRGSGAVGAEAYLEGIDSSRWATAVAAAASMGTVSRLSLKHLLRCFDFYSIDRKFCNGTNLNTLYQYHWSMRLSTGSWHSWYPVKHTEIKVVSIENSEVLADGSKGVVKVRGPQVMKGYYKDHFFQFTDAKMMGCSFQISPILIVNESFTVDNGLLTSTLKIRRDKFRSANETVDHLFVSCPLARFACNVIASAFGLEKINSIQHLLEAWLNEFDKKKKQLVAVGIAATLGRWKAKEVYNVGSTLRLAKAGCKRDYIIPSMAGTLIEDGWSLWAYILPFMPGALHVSRTCNLIGCVISILHPGKGNADEVDGIRSEDVACLICQELLFDPSVLNCGHVYCMPCLTSVGGEELECQFCGAPHPAEPTVCSNLKNFLKHRFEELYNSRQEKSSGVPSRKEGTRKGKPSEILHTHVGVGCDGCGVFPIQGRRYSCKECEAPGLDLCEKCFMTGSTAEGRFDQKHTADHDMELDDSFLFPNLVDYMDDLYIDMT from the exons ATGGAATGGGGAGACACAGCAGGATGGCTAGCGGAAGAAGATAATGCCATCGAACCATcgctgagcggcggcggcgggcgagtgcAGGGTACACGGATCGCGCTCGGCCAGGCTGCATCCGGAGCTGTGTGTCTCGGCGCAGGAAAAGATCGCGTCCCGGAGGcctacgtcgtcgtcgtccatggaagaagaaggggaagaaggctTCGGGTAAGGGCAATGTTGAAGTTGAACAATGGGCGAACCGCGGTCTCGCCGCTGCGGGGCTCTGGAGCCGTGGGGGCAGAGGCGTACCTGGAAGGAATCGACTCCTCCCGctgggcgacggcggtggcggcggcggcctcgatgGGGACG GTCAGCAGGTTGTCTTTGAAACATTTACTCAG GTGTTTTGACTTCTACTCTATTGATAGGAAGTTTTGCAACGGTACCAACCTCAATACACTGTATCAGTACCACTGGTCTATGAGACTCTCTACAG GTTCTTGGCACAGTTGGTACCCAGTAAAGCACACGGAAATCAAGGTAGTGAGCATAGAGAATAGTGAGGTTCTCGCAGATGGTTCAAAGGGGGTTGTGAAAGTCAGAGGACCTCAAGTGATGAAGGGATATTACAAGGATCATTTTTTCCAGTTTACTGATGCCAA GATGATGGGTTGCTCCTTCCAAATCAGCCCTATTCTAATTGTTAACGAATCATTTACG GTGGATAATGGTTTGCTAACATCCACTTTGAAAATAAGGAGGGACAAG TTTCGCTCAGCAAATGAAACAGTAGATCACTTGTTTGTGTCTTGTCCACTGGCTAGATTTGCTTGCAATGTGATTGCAAGTGCTTTTGGACTTGAAAAGATCAATAGCATTCAACACTTGTTGGAAGCTTGGTTAAATGAATTTgacaaaaagaagaaacaacTAGTTGCAGTGGGGATTGCAGCCACACT AGGTCGGTGGAAGGCCAAAGAAGTCTACAATGTGGGTTCGACACTTCGACTTGCTAAAGCAGGTTGCAAAAGAGATTATATAATTCCAAGTATGGCTGGAACTTTGATAGAAGACGGCTGGAG CTTGTGGGCATATATTCTGCCGTTTATGCCTGGCGCATTACATGTCTCGAGGACCTGCAATCTTATTGGTTGCGTGATTTCAATCCTGCACCCTGGTAAGGGAAATGCAGATGAAG TTGACGGGATCAGATCGGAAGATGTGGCTTGTCTCATTTGCCAGGAACTTTTGTTTGACCCATCGGTCCTGAATTGTGGCCATG TTTACTGCATGCCATGTTTAACATCTGTGGGTGGAGAGGAACTTGAATGCCAATTTTGTGGAGCTCCACATCCCGCTGAACCTACAGTATGCTCAAATCTGAAGAACTTTCTGAAACATCGCTTCGAAGAACTGTATAACTCAAGGCAAGAGAAAAGTTCAGGTGTTCCAAGCAGGAAGGAAGGCACTCGCAAAGGGAAACCTTCAGAGATATTGCATACCCACGTTGGGGTGGGCTGTGATGGTTGCGGG GTCTTCCCAATCCAAGGGAGAAGATACTCATGCAAGGAGTGTGAGGCACCAGGTTTAGATCTGTGCGAGAAATGCTTCATGACAGGATCTACTGCAGAGGGACGCTTTGATCAGAAGCATACTGCAGATCATGACATGGAACTGGATGACTCATTCCTTTTCCCCAACTTAGTGGATTACATGGATGACCTATATATCGATATGACTTGA
- the LOC4347551 gene encoding uncharacterized protein isoform X1 has product MAMAARARCSRQPNSHRLLAVVVLAAILLLPVASAAAAVVAAVAEGDGVENRSAARQWATGKDEGELVSGEESRGGGSVVEDEFAGGFGSLDSMLQWAIGNSDPDKLKEQAEGVQKLSADELLKRRMEIKGYDRTKKTCVLSSSSVPIQPTVVVVIVAVVHPAGRRRCPSSPPSSSPIEAAAAVVHPAGHLPPPSPIQPAVVAAVPHPAGRRRRQSRLPPPSPIQPAVVVAVVVVPHPARRRRRRQSRLPPPSCIQPAAGVAHPATAVPHPAARRRRASSRPRRRASVRPPPSPSSPPRPAPSSRRASRRRRASVRSLSPPSSSPRPAPSSRHASRRCRASVRSPSSPSSPPRPAPSSRHASRRHRRRPARRRRHASRRPPPSPSSQPPRRCCALPTFFLSHETVKDINTLPPIIPLQ; this is encoded by the exons ATGGCGATGGCAGCAAGGGCGCGCTGCTCGAGGCAACCCAACTCccatcgcctcctcgccgtgGTTGTCCTCGCCGCTATTCTGCTCCTTCCGGtggcctccgcggcggcggcggtggtggcggcggtggcggagggggaCGGGGTGGAGAaccggtcggcggcgaggcagtGGGCGACGGGGAAGGACGAGGGGGAGCTGGTCTCCGGGGAGGAGTCGAGGGGAGGTGGGTCGGTGGTGGAGGACGAGTTCGCGGGTGGGTTCGGCTCCCTCGACAGCATGCTGCAGTGGGCGATCG GAAATTCTGATCCGGATAAGTTGAAAGAACAGGCAGAGGGTGTGCAGAAATTGTCTGCAGATGAGCTGCTCAAGCGGCGAATGGAGATCAAG GGGTATGATCGGACTAAAAAAACATGTGTACTCTCTTCATCGTCCGTGCCCATCCagcccaccgtcgtcgtcgtcatcgtcgccgtcgtgcatccagccggccgccgccgttgcccatccagcccgccgtcgtcgtcgccaattgaggccgccgccgccgtcgtgcatccAGCCGGccacttgccgccgccgtcgcccatccagcccgccgtcgtcgccgccgtcccccatccagccggccgtcgtcgtcgccaatcgaggcttccgccgccgtcgcccatccagcccgccgtcgtcgtcgccgtcgtcgtcgtcccccatccagcccgccgtcgtcgtcgtcgccaatcgaggctgccgccgccgtcgtgcatccAGCCGGCCGCTGGCGTCGCGCATCCAGCCACCGCTGTCCCGCATccagccgctcgccgccgccgtgcatccagccgcccccgccgccgcgcgtccgtccgcccgccgccgtccccctcGAGCCCGCCGCGTCCAGCCCCCTCCAGCCGCCGcgcgtcccgccgccgccgcgcgtccgtCCGCTCGCTGTCGCCCCCCTCGAGCTCGCCGCGTCCAGCCCCCTCCAGCCGCCATGCGTCCCGCCGCTGCCGTGCGTCCGTccgctcgccgtcgtcccccTCGAGCCCGCCGCGTCCAGCCCCCTCCAGCCGCCACGcgtcccgccgccaccgccgccgtccagcccgccgccgccgtcacgcgtccaggcgcccgccgccgtccccctcGAGCCAGCCGCCACGCCGCTGCTGTGCTCTCCCGacgttttttctctctcatgaAACAGTAAAGGACATAAATACCCTCCCACCCATAATACCACTTCAATGA